The genome window ATGTGGAGGATCTGCTCAACGATCCCGCCTCCGCCATTCTGGACATCGACAAACGCACCTCCGATTTCATTCGCTCCAGTGATTATCCGCTGCAGGACTGGCCGGTGCCGCTGGCCGGTTCTTTGATCCCCTGGATCGACGTAGCGCTGGAGTCGGGCCAGAGCAAAGAGGAATGGAAGGCCCAGGTGGAGACCAATAAGATCCTTGGGCTGAGCGATAACCCGGTGCCCATCGACGGGCTCTGTGTGCGCATCGGCGCCATGCGTTGCCACGCCCAGGCGCTGACCATCAAGATGACCCGCGACGTGCCCTTGGACGAGATCGGCGACATTCTGAGTGAGCATAATGATTGGGTGAAGGTGGTGCCGAACGAGAAAGAGGCCACCATGGCCGAGCTGACTCCGGCCGCCGTCACCGGCACCTTGGAGGTGCCCGTCGGGCGTATGCGCAAGCTGAATATGGGCAAGAGCTATCTGTCTGCGTTTACCGTTGGCGATCAATTGCTGTGGGGCGCGGCCGAGCCGCTGCGGCGCATGCTGCGCATTCTGCTGGAGCACTGATGTTGTAATGAGCAAATCCTATAACGTTGCGGTAGTCGGTTGCGATACGCTGGTGGGGGAGGCGGTACTCAATCTCCTGGAGGAGCGGGCCGTGCCCGTCGCCATGGTTCACGCCGTGGCGCTGGAAGGTGGCGGTCGCGTTGCTTTCAAGGGTAAACAGCTGAAGGTGGCGCCGCTTGCAGATTTCGATTTTTCTCAGGCTCAGTTGGCCTTCTTTTGCGCCGACGATGCGGTGGCCGAAGCCTATGTCGCCAAGGCGACGGCCGCCGGTTGTGTGGTGATCGACGACAGCCCCTGCTTTCGTCTGGAAGACGAAGTGCCGCTGGTGGTGCCGGAGGTCAACCCCGAGGCCTTGGCGGGATACGCCAAGCAGAAGCTTGTCGCCAATCCTGGCACCAATGCCACCCTGTTGACGACCGTGCTGAAACCGCTGCAGCAGGCCGCCGGTATCGCCCATGTCGATGTGGTGGCCTTGCAGGCGGTATCGGGCAAGGACAAGGCGGGTGTGGAGGAGCTGGCGCGGCAGGCGACGGCCATGTTCAACCTAAAGACGATCGAAAATAGCGTTTTTGACAAACAGATCGCCTTCAATCTGCTGCCGCAAATCGGTGCTATTCTGGACGACGGTTCAACTCGGGAAGAGGCCAAGCTGGCCTGGGAGGCGGCCAGGATTCTAGGCCAGGATGATCTGCCCCTGAACGCTACCTGTGTGCGGGTGCCGGTGTTCTACGGCCATGCGCTGGTGTTGCATGTCGAAACACAGCGGGATTTGAGTCTGGATGAAGCCCAGGCCCTGCTGCAAGCGGCGCCCGGCGTTACGCTTATGACCGAGCGGGAATACCCTACCGCTGTGAGCGAGGCGGCCGGCAACGACACGGTGTTTGTCGGCCGCCTGCGACGTGATCAGACCCGCCCCCGAGGTTTAGATTTGTGGGTGGTCGCCGATAACATCCGCAAGGGCGCCGCTCTAAATAGTATTCAGATTGCAGAATATTTGCTAAAAGACTATCTGGGGTGAGTTCCAGGGACGTGATCAAAGCTGTGTTTTGATTAACCAATGCCGATTTTTTGGTGCAGTTCAAAAAACGCAGCTAAATATTCAAAAAAACTGAACGATAGCCGTTATATAGCAAGGCTGGATGTGAAGTTGGGACGAATACAGGACGGGACACCATTGAGTAAGGGATTCAAGAAACGCAAATTGGCGATTGCTCTGAGCGCATGTATGGCGCTGTCGTCAGGGGTAGTCCATGCACTGGGGATGGGGGAAATCGAAGTCAATACCGCCCTCAACGAGCCGCTCGACGCCAAGATCAAACTCTTTTCCGCCACTCCCGACGAGCTGAACAGCTTGGAGGTGAAGTTGGCCTCCCAAGATGTCTTCAGCCGCATGGGTATCGATCAGGTCCCGGTGCTGCGCAACCTCCAATTCCAACTCGTCAGCGAAGGTCAGGGCGCGCCGTATATTAAGGTGTCGTCTGCCCGCCCGGTCAAAGAACCGTTTCTGGATTTTATCCTCGCCGTCCAATGGGCCAGCGGCCAGATGATGCGCGAATATACTTTGTTGCTGGATCCGCCGGTGTTTGAGCGGGATCAGCAGGTCGGCCGCGTCAGCGCCGCCACCACCCAACCGTCGCAGGTCGTACGCGAACAAGCCCCGGCTGCCGCGCCCCAATCGCGTATCACTCCGCCGGGAAGCTATGGCCCGACTGCGCGCACCGACACCCTCTGGGCCATCGCCCAGGACATGCGGCCCAATAATTCGATCAGTGTGCCGCAGATGATGATCGCGCTGCTGAAGGAAAATCCCGAGGCCTTCGAGGATAATAATATCAATAACCTCAAGGCCGGCTATGTGCTGCGTCAGCCCGAGATGGACGTGATTACCGCCTTGAGCGAGCGCGCGGCCGCCGCCGAATCCAATCGCCAGTACCAGCAATGGCAGGCAGCCAGGGGTCAGGCACCGGCCCCCACCGGTCGTCAGCAGCGCGTTGCTGAGTCCACGGCTGCGCCCGCCGCCGAAGCCGCCGCGCCGGCGGCCGTTGCGGCGCCGCAGGCCGAGCCCCAGGGTCGGCTGCAACTGCTGAGCCCGGATGAGGAGGCGCGTATTCGCGCCGGTGTCGGCTCCGGTACCGCGGGTGGTGAAGCCAGCGAATCCTTGCGTCAGCAGCTGGCCATCGCCCAAGAGACCGCCGAAGCCACACGTCAGGAAAACGCCGAGCTGCGCGGACGTCTCGATGAGCTGGAGCAACAACTCCAGTCAGTTCAAAAACTACTGACTCTGCAGGATGATACGCTCGGAGCCTTGCAGGCCGAGGCGCGGCAAGATGAACAACAGCCCCAGGCTGCGGCCCCTGCGGCCGAGCAGCCCGGCGAGGTGCCGACGGCACAACAGCCCGCCGAGCCGGCAGAGACGTCCTTGTTGGATGAAGTGCTGGCCAATCCCACTTATATGTATGCCGGCGGCGGTCTGCTGATCCTGTTGTTGCTGGTGGCGCTGATGATGCGTCGCCGTCGCCAGGACGATGACCATGACTTTACTGTGATGACGCCGGTGGCGGCGCCAGAAACTAAGACGACCGACAAGGCGTCCGCCGATGCCGCCGCCGCATCAGCCGCAGGGGTTGCCCCGGTTGCGGCGGCTGCATCCGCCGCCGCGGATGCTGAAGAAGAGGTCGCCATCGGCGATATCGGCGGTGGGCTGGGGACCATTCAGGCGGAAGAAAGCGAAATCGATCCCATCGCCGAGGCTGATGTCTATCTGGCCTATCGTCGATATGAGCAGGCCGAGGCCTTGCTCAAGGAGGCGATCAGCGCCGATTCCGAGCGCCACGAACTGAAGCTCAAGCTGCTTGAAATCTATCATGCCACCAAGGATGTGGATTCCTTTGAGGCCCAGGCCGAGTCCCTATATGCCGCCTTGGGCGGTCAAAATGCAGGGTTGTGGGCCCAGGCGGTGGAAATGGGACGTGAATTATTGCCGGCGCATCCGCTGTTCGCCGAAGGCGGTGCCAATGAGGCGGGCGGTGATGTTGAGCTTGGCATCGAGCCCGCCGACGGCGGCGAACAGTTCAATTTTGATGATGAGCAGCAGGCATTGTCGCAGGATAGCGATGCTTTGAGTGATGAAGACCTTGCCGGTAGCTTGGGCCTTGGCGGTTTAGGCGATCCGGATGAGGATATGGCTGAAGCCGCGGATCGCGCCAAACCTAAAGACGCCGCAGCCGAAAGCCTGGACGATCTGGGCGACCTGGATCTGGACCTCGATCTGGAGAGCGGCAATCTGGATTTGGACGCCGACACGCGCAGCGACAAACTCGCCGGCGCCGAGCCGGAAACGGATGAGCTCGCTCTGGGCGGTGAGGCGCTGGACGATCTAGGTGCAGCGCATGATTCCTTGGATGGATTGCCGGGTGTTGCAGCAGACGAGTCGGCCACGGCTGATGACAGTTTCAACCTGGCTGCCGAGCTGACTGGCGAGTCCGAAGCAGATATCCCGGTGCTGGATACCGAGCTGGAAGATTTCAGCGTCGATAAGGCCGAGGAAGACGCGGGTCGGGCGGAGACCTTGGACGATTCGGAAGCCGCCAAGTTGGATGCGGATGAGTCCGAATTACCAGCGCAGGCGGGCTTGTCCCTGGCGGGCGATGACGGACATCTGGACGACAGCGAAAACCCGTATGCCAATGTCGACGTCAATTCCTTTGCCTCGGAAGAAAGCAAGGATTGGCAGGTCGAGGCCGCCCAGTCGGTGTTTCATACGCATGAAGTGACCAGCGAGACCGACGGCCTGCTCGATAGCGCCAGAAAAAAGGCGGAACCCGATAACAGCATCGCGATGGACCCACTTGCCGAGCCGCAGACCGAGACGTCCGCTGAAGCAGATGACGCTGAAATTACCGAGGCCAGGCAAGAGGATGCGGAAGACGAGTTTATCGATCCGCTGGCCGATCTCAGTGAAATGGATTTCGGTAATCTGGCGGACGAGGATAATGACGACATTTTCGACAATTCTGACGATATGATCGGCACCAAGTTGGATCTCGCTAAAGCCTATATCGATATGGGCGATCAAGACGGGGCACGCTCCATTCTGGACGAAGTTGTCGAGGAGGGCGACGACGATCAGCGCCAGGAAGCGGAGCAATTAAAGCAGCAAATTTCCTAATCTCGTTTCGCTCCCGATGAGCCGTGAAACCGGATGGTACAGCAATGTGCATCCGGTTTTGCGCATTGTCAGCTTTGTGATTTTTAGCCTCTTTCTCGCGTTAGGCAATCCCGCCCAGCTGGTTGCCGCCGCCATGATTGTAGTGCTGTTATTCGCGACCGCCGGTCGTGATAGCATTGCCGGGCTGTGGAAAACCCTGCTGCGAATGCGTTGGTTTTTATTGTCCATACTCATTATTTATGCCTGGATGACGCCCGGGCCGCCATTGTTCCCGACGCCGGACTATTCTGCCTGGCTACCGACCACCACGGGTTTGATTGAGGGTGTCCGGCGCCTGCTGGCGTTGGCGCTGATCGTGGCGGCAGTACATTGGTTGTTATTCGTGACACCGCAACATCAATTGGTATCGGCGCTTTACTGGCTGGCCTTGCCGGCACGGCTATTGGGGATATCGCGCGAACGCGTTGCGGTGCGCGTGGCGCTGATTTTGAGACGCGTCGTGCAGGTGCAGGAATTGGTTGAGCGGCAGGTGAAACAGGCGGGCGTGTCCAAGGGGGATGTGCGCGGCTACGCTAAGGTGAGCGCGGGGCTGGTGGAGCAGGTCATCGTGCGGGCGGAACATACACCCTGTGAGTCGGTGGAGATTGCCGTCAGCGATCGACCGCCGCTGTGGCAGTGGATTTGGCCTGCGCTACTCACCACTTTGCTGATGTTGACGGGAGGGCTTGCGACTCTCTAGCCCGCTACCGTGCGTAGCGAGGCGTTTCAAGGATGCGGCATGGCGGGTTATTACAAGCGAGGCGCGCGCATACTTGATAGTCTGTCGAGCACTCTGAGCGCGTAAAAGCCCGCCGGGACGTGCCATTGGGCCATTCCCCCAGCAGGGGGGCTCCGGACTAAGCCTTTTTGCGCAGCACCACGGCGGCCAGCGGCGGCAGGGTCATGACGATGGAGTGATCCTTGTTCATCCAGGCCAGGGGTTCGCTCGGGACGTATTGGCCGTTGCCCATGTTGCTGCCGCCGTAGTATTCCGAGTCACTGTTGAAAATCTCTTCGTAGACACCCTCAAACGGCACGCCCAGTCGATACCCTTGGCGTGGAATGGGCGTGAAATTAAGTGCCACCAGCACGATTTCATCGCCGTCGCGACGCAGATAGGTCAATACCGACTGGGCGGCATCGTTGCAGTCAACCCATTCGAATCCCTCGCTTTCAAAGTCATGACGGTAAAGCGCCGGCGTGTTGCGGTAAAGCTGATTCAAGTCGCCTACCAATTTCTTGACACCCTGGTGCAGCGGATAGTCGAGCACATACCAGTCTAAGGGCGCATCGGCATTCCATTCGTTGCCCTGGCCGAACTCACAGCCCATGAAGAGTAGTTTCTTGCCCGGATGGGTGAACATATAGGCGTACAGTAGGCGCAGGTTGGCGAAGCGCTGCCATTCGTCTCCCGGCATTTTATAAAGCATGGATGCCTTGCCGTGGACCACCTCGTCATGCGAGAAGGGCAGGATAAAGTTTTCCGTAAATGCATACAGCAGGCTGAAGGTCAGCACGCCGTGGTGATAATGGCGGTGGATAGGATCCTTGCTCATGTATTCCAGCGTGTCATTCATCCAGCCCATGTTCCACTTCATGCTGTAGCCGAGTCCGCCCACGTAGATAGGGCGTGACACCATGGGCCATGAGGTGGATTCCTCCGCCATCATCAGACTGCCGGGGTGTTTTTCGTGGGTGACCTCGTTGAGCTGACGAATGAATTTGATGGCATCCAGATTTTCGTTGCCGCCGTACTTGTTGGGTATCCATTCGCCTTCATCGCGCGAATAGTCGAGATACAGCATGGAGGCGACGGCATCGACACGCAGGCCGTCAATATGAAACTCCTCCAGCCAATACAAGGCGCTGGAGAAGAGAAAATTCAATACTTCGTTGCGGCCGTAATTGAAGATCAGGGTGCCCCAGTCACGGTGTTCCCCCAGGCGCGGATCTTCGTGTTCGTACAGGGCGCTGCCGTCGAAGCGCGCCAGAGCGAAGGCGTCCTTGGGGAAATGGCCGGGCGCCCAGTCCAGAAACACACCGATGTCGTTGGCGTGCAGGTAGTCGACAAAAAATCTGAAGTCGTCGGGTGAACCGAAGCGGCTGGTGGGGGCGTAGTAGCCGGTGGTCTGATAGCCCCAAGAACCGTCGTAGGGGTGTTCGGTGACCGGCAGCAGTTCAATATGGGTAAATCCCATCTCTTTGACATAATCCACCAGCCGTACGGCCAGATCGCGGTAGTTGAGAAAACCGCCGTGCTCGTCCTTCTGCCAGGAGCCGAGATGAACCTCGTAGATGGACATGGGCTCACGCAGCCAATCGCGCTGGCCGCGATGCTCCATCCAGGCGCCATCGTTCCATTGGTGTTCGCTGTCGCCGACCACAATCGAGGCCGTGCCGGGGCGCAATTCAAATTGGCGACCGTAGGGATCGGCCTTGAGTAAAATCTGGCCACCGATGCGGGAGCGGATTTCGAATTTGTATAGGGCGCCCACATCCAGCCCGGGAATGAACAGCTCCCACACGCCGGATCCGCCGCGCACGCGCATGGGGTGGCAACGACCGTCCCAGTGGTTGAAGTCGCCCACCACACTGATACGTTCCGCATTCGGGGCCCAGGTGGCGAACAGCACCCCCTGGACGCCATCGATCTCCTTCGGCCGTGCGCCGAGAAAATGATAGGCGTGCCAATGTTTGCCCTCGCCGAATAAGTAGAGGTCGAATTCCGGCAGCACCGGTTCAAAGCAGTAGGGATCATGCGCGATATGCGTCTGATTTTGGGCGTCTTGCCAGGCCAGGCGATAGTGTCTCGGCAGCTCGCTGGCATTACCGCGCCATTCGAATAGATCGCTGTCGCCGACGCGTTCCAGTTGGTATTGGGTGTCGGCCAGGCGCACTTCCGTGGCACGCGGAATGAAGGCGCGAACGATGTCTTCATCCCCCTCGGTATGGCGTCCCAAAACCGAAAACGGATCGTGATGATTGGCATTGAGAATGCGCTGAAGATCAGGTGTGATTTGTGCTGCTTTCTTGGTAGCCATTCTGAATGATCGCCGTTATAGTAGTTGAATCGATGATAACATAGGTAATCTGCTTCGATAGCTCAAGAGGTGTGTAATAATCCGGCAATACCGGCTGTCGAAGCGAGCCTAAACTACTGCATGAGAGGGGTGGAGATATGTCACATGACGATGCGCGTTTTGTCAGTCGATTAACTCGCGATACGCTCGCCCTCATTCTGGCAGGGGGGCGTGGAACCCGACTTAAACAGTTAACTACTTGGCGGGTCAAGCCCGCGGTGCCATTCGGCGGCAAGTTCAGGATCATCGATTTCCCGCTGTCAAATTGTATCAATTCAGGCATCCGCCGCATCGGCGTACTGACACAATACAAGTCCCATTCGCTGCTGCGTCACATCCAGCAGGGCTGGGGTTATTTCCGCGGCGAATTCGGCGAATTTATCGAGCTGCTGCCGGCGCAGCAGCGCATACAGGAATCCTGGTATGCCGGCACCGCGGACGCGGTGTATCAGAACATTGACATCATTCGTGCGCATAATCCCGAATATGTATTGGTGCTGGCGGGTGATCATATCTACAAAATGGACTACGGCCCCATGTTGGCCCATCACGCGGAAAACGACGCGGATATGACCATCGGTTGTCTCGAAGTGCCGCGCATGGAGGCCACGGCCTTCGGCGTGATGAGTGTGGATACAGAGGGACGTATTGTCGATTTCAATGAAAAGCCGGAAAACCCGGAATCAGTACCGGGACACGACGATATCGCACTGGCGTCCATGGGTATCTATATTTTTAATACGCGCTTTCTTTACGAGCAACTGATTCGCGATGCCGACGATCCCGGCTCAAGTCACGACTTCGGTCATAACATCATTCCGGACGTGATCGAGCATTATCGCGTCTACTCCTATTCGTTCCGTGATGTGCAGTCGGCGCGTCAGGGATACTGGCGTGACGTGGGTACGGTGGACGCCTTTTGGTCGGCCAACCTGGAGCTGATTGATGTCACGCCGGAATTGAATCTGTACGACCGTCAATGGCCCATCTGGACCTACCAGGAACAGCTGCCGCCGGCCAAGTTTGTATTCGATGATGAAGGACGGCGCGGCCAGGCCATCGACTCCATGGTCTCCGGCGGTTGTTTGATATCGGGGGCGACGGTACGCCGTTCCTTGCTGTTCTCTAACGTACATGTACATTCCTATTCCGAGGTCCACGAGTCCGTGATCTTGCCGGATGTGGACGTGGGCGAAAACTGCCGTATCCATAAGGCCATCATCGACAAGGGCTGCAAGATACCGCCTGGCACAGTCATCGGCGAAGACCCCAAGGCGGATGCCGAACGCTTCCATGTCAGCGAAGGCGGGGTGGTATTGGTAGTGCCGGAAATGCTAGGACAAGAATTGCATCATGTCCGCTGATTCCCGGCTCAAGGTGGTGCTGTGCTGGCACATGCACCAGCCCAATTATTTCGATCCTACCGCTGATCAATACATCCTACCCTGGACCTATTTGCACGCCATCAAAGACTATGTCGATATGGCGGCGCATCTGGAAGAGGTGCCGGCGGCCAAGGCGGTGGTCAACTTCGTGCCCATCCTGTTGGAGCAGCTCGACGACTACGCCCAACAGACGGCCGCATTTTTGCGCGAAGGCGAAGCCATACAGGACCCACTGTTATCGGCCTTGGTCAGTCCCACCCTGCCGGACGAGCCCGAGCAGCGCATCGGTTTGGTCAAGACCTGTCTGCGCGCTAACGAAACCACCATCATCAAGCGTTTTCCTCAGTACCAGCGTCTCGCCGACATGGCCAAGCGCTTGTTGGATAGGCCGGATGAATGGATGTATCTCAACAGCCAGTACCTTGCGGATATCGTCACCTGGTATCACCTGGGCTGGATGGGTGAGACCGTGCGGCGCCGCGATGCGCGCATCAAGGCCCTTATGGAGAAAGGTTGCGGTTTCAGTCTGCACGAGCGCCACACATTGATGGTGGTGATCAGTGAATTGCTCGGCGGCGTTATCGATCGCTATCGGCGTCTGGTCGAGCGCGGCCAGGTGGAACTATCCTTCACGCCCTACGCCCACCCCATCGTGCCCCTGCTGCTGGATCTCAAAAGTACCCGCGAGGCCATGCCCGACGCCCCGCTGCCGCTGGCGGACAGCTATCCGGGCGGCGCGGCCCGCGCCCGCTGGCACATCGAAAAAGGCCTGCAGACCTTTGAGCATTATTTCGGTTTCCGGCCCCAGGGCTGCTGGCCCTCGGAAGGGTCGGTCAGCATGGACGCTCTGGCTTTGTTGGACACGTATGAGCTGCGCTGGAGCGCCAGCGGTGAGAGCGTGCTGCGCAACAGTCTCAACCTGGAACAGACGCCGGTGGAATTGCGTAAGGCGCAGACTGTCCACCGCGCCTATCGGCCCGAAGGGCAGCAGATCGCCTGTTTTTTCCGCGATGACGGTCTGTCCGACTGTATCGGTTTCAAATATTCCAATTGGCATGCCGATGATGCGGTGGCCGATCTCGCCCATCATCTGGAAAACATCGCGGCGGCCAATGCCGGCAAGCCGGATGCGGTGGTGTCCATCATTCTCGACGGCGAAAACGCCTGGGAATACTTTCCCGAAAACGGCTACTACTTTCTCAGCGCCCTTTATCAGCAATTGTCCGCCAACAAGACGTTTCAGCTGAGCACCTTCTCCGAGTGTCTGGACGATCATGAGCCCGCCGCGGCCCAACTGCCGCATATCGTGGCCGGTAGTTGGGTCTATGGCACCTTTTCCACTTGGATAGGCGAGGCGGACAAGAACCGCGGCTGGGATATGTTGGTGGAGGCCAAGCGTTGCTTCGATCACGTCGTGGCTGCCGACCAATTGCCGGATGAACAGCTGCGCAAGGCCGAGCACCAGTTGGCCATTTGCGAAGGGTCGGACTGGTTTTGGTGGTTCGGTGATTACAATCCCGCCGAGGCGGTGCGCGATTTCGAGCGCCTCTATCGTCTGCAGTTGGCCACGCTTTATCAAATACTGGGGCATGAACCGCCCGAGTATCTGTCCCATGCCTTTACCCACGGCGGCGGTGCGCCTGCGGCCGGCGGGGTTATGCGCCAGGGCAAGGGAGGCTAGTTGGATACACCACTGAGCCGTCGTCGTGCCGGTGTCCTGCTGCACCCCACCTCGCTGCCCGGCGGTATAGGTGGCGGTGATCTGGGTCCGGATGCCTATCGCTTTGTCGATTTTCTCGCCGCCGGCGGCGTCAGCGTGTGGCAGATGTTACCGCTGGTGCCCACCCACGGCGATCTATCGCCCTATCAGGGTCTGTCGGTGCATGCCGGCAATCCCCTGCTGATCAGTCTGTCCTTGCTGCGGGAATGGGGCTGGTTGTCGGAGGGGGCGGCGCCGCCCGAAGGCGATGACTTTATCGACTATCGTCTTGCCATGCTCAAGCAGGCCCACCAGGGGTTTCTCGCCCAGGCCGATGCCGGGGCGCGCGACGAGCTGAAGCAATTTATCTCGCGTAACAGCCATTGGCTGCAAGACTATGCCCTGTTTCAGGCCATCCGCCAGTCACAGGGTCACGGCCACTGGCTTGATTGGCCCGAGGCGCTGCGCGATCGCGCGCCCGAGGCCTTGGCGCAGGCGGAGACCAAACTGGCCGACAGCATCGAGCACATCCGTTTCGAGCAGTTCGTATTTTTCCGCCAGTGGCGTCTGTTGCACGACTATGCGCGCCGCCATGGCGTGTTTCTGTTCGGTGACATGCCCATTTTTGTCGCCCACGACAGCGCCGAGGTGTGGGCCCATCGTGAATACTTCACCCTCGATAGCCACGGCCGGGCTGAAGTGGTGGCCGGCGTGCCGCCCGATTATTTTTCCGAGACCGGGCAACGCTGGGGCAATCCCCATTATCGCTGGGAGCGTATGCACGCCGACGGCTTCAGCTGGTGGAAGCAACGCATGGCCACCCAGCTGTCTATGTTCGACTGGGTGCGCATCGATCACTTTCGTGGCTTTGAGTCCTCCTGGGAGATTCCTGCCGCGGAGGAGACCGCTATTAACGGCCATTGGGTCGAAGCGCCGGGCGACGAGTTGTTCGAGGCCCTGCATCAGGAGTTCGACCCCCTGCCCTTGGTGGCCGAAGACCTGGGCACCATCACGCCTGAAGTGGAGGCGCTGCGTAAAAAATATGCCTTGCCGGGGATGAAAATCCTGCAATTCGCCTTCGGCGGCGATGCCGACAATCCCTACCTGCCCCACAACCAGACGGTGGACAGCGTGGTCTATACCGGTACCCACGACAACGATACCACCCTAGGCTGGTACGACGCCCTGCCCGCCGAGACCCGCAATCATGTCGACGACTACCTGGGATATCCCGCCGAGGCCATGCCCTGGCCGCTGATCCGTACGGCACTGGCCTCAGTGGCCTGTCTCGCCATCGTCCCCATGCAGGACCTGTTGAAGCTCGACGGCGCACACCGCATGAACACGCCCGGCACGCAGGCGGGTGATAATTGGCGTTGGCGCTTTGAATGGGGGCAAGTGGACACGGATCTGGCGCCGCAACTCAGGGCGCTGGTGCGGCAATACGGGCGCGAATAAGCCCGTCAATTGTTCCGCATCAAAGATGGTGCCGGGAGCGAGAATCG of Candidatus Tenderia electrophaga contains these proteins:
- a CDS encoding aspartate-semialdehyde dehydrogenase (catalyzes the formation of 4-aspartyl phosphate from aspartate 4-semialdehyde), giving the protein MKRVGLIGWRGMVGSVLMQRMRQENDFADIEPVFFTTSQVGQPGPDVGKDVPSLKDANSIDELKAMDVIISCQGGDYTKEIYAPLRAGGWNGYWIDAASALRMQDDSIIVLDPVNKAVIKNGLHDGIKTYVGGNCTVSLMLMAIGGLFAKELVEWVTPMTYQAASGAGARNMRELIRQMGAIHGNVEDLLNDPASAILDIDKRTSDFIRSSDYPLQDWPVPLAGSLIPWIDVALESGQSKEEWKAQVETNKILGLSDNPVPIDGLCVRIGAMRCHAQALTIKMTRDVPLDEIGDILSEHNDWVKVVPNEKEATMAELTPAAVTGTLEVPVGRMRKLNMGKSYLSAFTVGDQLLWGAAEPLRRMLRILLEH
- a CDS encoding aspartate-semialdehyde dehydrogenase, with product MSKSYNVAVVGCDTLVGEAVLNLLEERAVPVAMVHAVALEGGGRVAFKGKQLKVAPLADFDFSQAQLAFFCADDAVAEAYVAKATAAGCVVIDDSPCFRLEDEVPLVVPEVNPEALAGYAKQKLVANPGTNATLLTTVLKPLQQAAGIAHVDVVALQAVSGKDKAGVEELARQATAMFNLKTIENSVFDKQIAFNLLPQIGAILDDGSTREEAKLAWEAARILGQDDLPLNATCVRVPVFYGHALVLHVETQRDLSLDEAQALLQAAPGVTLMTEREYPTAVSEAAGNDTVFVGRLRRDQTRPRGLDLWVVADNIRKGAALNSIQIAEYLLKDYLG
- a CDS encoding glycogen branching protein; the encoded protein is MATKKAAQITPDLQRILNANHHDPFSVLGRHTEGDEDIVRAFIPRATEVRLADTQYQLERVGDSDLFEWRGNASELPRHYRLAWQDAQNQTHIAHDPYCFEPVLPEFDLYLFGEGKHWHAYHFLGARPKEIDGVQGVLFATWAPNAERISVVGDFNHWDGRCHPMRVRGGSGVWELFIPGLDVGALYKFEIRSRIGGQILLKADPYGRQFELRPGTASIVVGDSEHQWNDGAWMEHRGQRDWLREPMSIYEVHLGSWQKDEHGGFLNYRDLAVRLVDYVKEMGFTHIELLPVTEHPYDGSWGYQTTGYYAPTSRFGSPDDFRFFVDYLHANDIGVFLDWAPGHFPKDAFALARFDGSALYEHEDPRLGEHRDWGTLIFNYGRNEVLNFLFSSALYWLEEFHIDGLRVDAVASMLYLDYSRDEGEWIPNKYGGNENLDAIKFIRQLNEVTHEKHPGSLMMAEESTSWPMVSRPIYVGGLGYSMKWNMGWMNDTLEYMSKDPIHRHYHHGVLTFSLLYAFTENFILPFSHDEVVHGKASMLYKMPGDEWQRFANLRLLYAYMFTHPGKKLLFMGCEFGQGNEWNADAPLDWYVLDYPLHQGVKKLVGDLNQLYRNTPALYRHDFESEGFEWVDCNDAAQSVLTYLRRDGDEIVLVALNFTPIPRQGYRLGVPFEGVYEEIFNSDSEYYGGSNMGNGQYVPSEPLAWMNKDHSIVMTLPPLAAVVLRKKA
- the glgC gene encoding glucose-1-phosphate adenylyltransferase (catalyzes the formation of ADP-glucose and diphosphate from ATP and alpha-D-glucose 1-phosphate) produces the protein MSHDDARFVSRLTRDTLALILAGGRGTRLKQLTTWRVKPAVPFGGKFRIIDFPLSNCINSGIRRIGVLTQYKSHSLLRHIQQGWGYFRGEFGEFIELLPAQQRIQESWYAGTADAVYQNIDIIRAHNPEYVLVLAGDHIYKMDYGPMLAHHAENDADMTIGCLEVPRMEATAFGVMSVDTEGRIVDFNEKPENPESVPGHDDIALASMGIYIFNTRFLYEQLIRDADDPGSSHDFGHNIIPDVIEHYRVYSYSFRDVQSARQGYWRDVGTVDAFWSANLELIDVTPELNLYDRQWPIWTYQEQLPPAKFVFDDEGRRGQAIDSMVSGGCLISGATVRRSLLFSNVHVHSYSEVHESVILPDVDVGENCRIHKAIIDKGCKIPPGTVIGEDPKADAERFHVSEGGVVLVVPEMLGQELHHVR
- a CDS encoding glycoside hydrolase, with amino-acid sequence MSADSRLKVVLCWHMHQPNYFDPTADQYILPWTYLHAIKDYVDMAAHLEEVPAAKAVVNFVPILLEQLDDYAQQTAAFLREGEAIQDPLLSALVSPTLPDEPEQRIGLVKTCLRANETTIIKRFPQYQRLADMAKRLLDRPDEWMYLNSQYLADIVTWYHLGWMGETVRRRDARIKALMEKGCGFSLHERHTLMVVISELLGGVIDRYRRLVERGQVELSFTPYAHPIVPLLLDLKSTREAMPDAPLPLADSYPGGAARARWHIEKGLQTFEHYFGFRPQGCWPSEGSVSMDALALLDTYELRWSASGESVLRNSLNLEQTPVELRKAQTVHRAYRPEGQQIACFFRDDGLSDCIGFKYSNWHADDAVADLAHHLENIAAANAGKPDAVVSIILDGENAWEYFPENGYYFLSALYQQLSANKTFQLSTFSECLDDHEPAAAQLPHIVAGSWVYGTFSTWIGEADKNRGWDMLVEAKRCFDHVVAADQLPDEQLRKAEHQLAICEGSDWFWWFGDYNPAEAVRDFERLYRLQLATLYQILGHEPPEYLSHAFTHGGGAPAAGGVMRQGKGG
- a CDS encoding 4-alpha-glucanotransferase: MDTPLSRRRAGVLLHPTSLPGGIGGGDLGPDAYRFVDFLAAGGVSVWQMLPLVPTHGDLSPYQGLSVHAGNPLLISLSLLREWGWLSEGAAPPEGDDFIDYRLAMLKQAHQGFLAQADAGARDELKQFISRNSHWLQDYALFQAIRQSQGHGHWLDWPEALRDRAPEALAQAETKLADSIEHIRFEQFVFFRQWRLLHDYARRHGVFLFGDMPIFVAHDSAEVWAHREYFTLDSHGRAEVVAGVPPDYFSETGQRWGNPHYRWERMHADGFSWWKQRMATQLSMFDWVRIDHFRGFESSWEIPAAEETAINGHWVEAPGDELFEALHQEFDPLPLVAEDLGTITPEVEALRKKYALPGMKILQFAFGGDADNPYLPHNQTVDSVVYTGTHDNDTTLGWYDALPAETRNHVDDYLGYPAEAMPWPLIRTALASVACLAIVPMQDLLKLDGAHRMNTPGTQAGDNWRWRFEWGQVDTDLAPQLRALVRQYGRE